The proteins below are encoded in one region of Bacteroidota bacterium:
- a CDS encoding NAD-dependent malic enzyme: MDKTGYKILQDPLRNKGTAFTLEEREKYKLTGLLPTAVESLDTQLLRINEQIEFISKPINRYVFLAQLLDNNETLFFRTVMDNPVKYMPIIYTPTVGEACLKFGHILRRPRGMYISIENYDKKKIKNIMKNWPQEDVRFAVVTDGERILGLGDLGISGMGIPIGKLSLYTACAGVPPQYTLPIVLDVGTNNEELLHDPLYPGLKKHRVRGKEYDDFIETFVKAANEVFPDICIQWEDFAGVNAIDILDKYRNKVCTFNDDIQGTASVIVAGLLAASKASKKNITEQKFLFLGAGAASIGIADLLIKIMMLNGISKEDAHNRIWLFDSKGLVTKSRTDLAGHKVTFAANDKFTNNFAEAILSIKPTAIIGLSTMKGAFTKEVIELMSAINEKPIIFPCSNPTSRSECTAEEAYTYSGGRAIFAAGSPFDPVVLNGKTYTPGQGNNVYIFPAMGLAIFATKAKRVTDGMFITAATALASQLSGEELENGLVFPPIKKILQVEADMAVKIAEYVFDNKLAQVSRPKNIEAFVKEKMYRPEY; this comes from the coding sequence ATGGATAAAACGGGATACAAAATTCTTCAGGACCCGCTGCGTAATAAAGGCACGGCATTTACATTAGAAGAACGAGAAAAGTATAAACTTACAGGACTGCTTCCTACTGCAGTCGAATCTCTCGATACACAGTTACTCCGCATAAACGAACAAATCGAATTCATATCAAAACCGATTAACAGATATGTTTTTCTTGCACAGCTTCTTGATAATAACGAGACATTATTTTTCAGGACTGTTATGGATAATCCCGTAAAGTACATGCCTATTATTTATACGCCGACAGTAGGCGAAGCTTGTCTTAAGTTCGGACATATTTTAAGAAGACCGAGAGGTATGTATATATCAATCGAGAATTATGATAAGAAAAAGATAAAGAACATTATGAAGAACTGGCCGCAGGAAGATGTGCGGTTTGCAGTTGTTACAGACGGAGAAAGAATTCTGGGACTTGGTGATTTAGGAATATCAGGAATGGGAATTCCTATAGGAAAGCTATCTTTATACACAGCATGTGCCGGTGTTCCGCCGCAATATACATTGCCTATTGTGCTTGATGTAGGGACAAATAATGAAGAGTTATTACATGATCCATTATATCCCGGATTAAAGAAGCACAGAGTGAGAGGGAAGGAATATGATGATTTTATAGAAACATTTGTAAAAGCTGCAAATGAGGTTTTTCCTGATATCTGTATTCAGTGGGAAGATTTTGCAGGAGTGAATGCAATAGATATTTTAGATAAATATAGAAATAAAGTCTGCACTTTTAATGATGATATTCAGGGAACAGCAAGCGTTATAGTTGCAGGTCTGCTTGCTGCAAGCAAAGCATCTAAGAAGAACATTACAGAGCAGAAGTTTTTATTCCTCGGTGCAGGTGCTGCTTCAATTGGCATAGCTGATTTACTGATAAAAATTATGATGCTTAATGGTATATCGAAAGAGGATGCACATAATAGAATCTGGCTGTTTGATAGTAAAGGATTGGTTACAAAATCCAGAACTGACCTTGCGGGGCATAAAGTTACATTTGCTGCCAATGATAAATTTACGAATAATTTTGCTGAAGCAATACTTTCTATAAAGCCGACTGCGATAATCGGTCTGAGTACAATGAAAGGAGCATTTACTAAAGAAGTAATTGAGTTGATGTCTGCAATAAATGAGAAGCCGATAATTTTTCCTTGTTCAAATCCGACTTCACGATCTGAATGCACAGCTGAAGAAGCGTACACATACAGCGGAGGAAGAGCAATATTTGCAGCCGGAAGTCCTTTTGACCCGGTTGTACTTAATGGTAAAACATATACTCCCGGGCAGGGGAACAATGTTTATATTTTTCCGGCAATGGGACTTGCAATATTTGCAACGAAGGCGAAAAGAGTTACAGATGGAATGTTCATAACTGCAGCTACTGCTTTGGCATCTCAATTAAGCGGTGAAGAACTGGAGAACGGACTGGTTTTTCCTCCTATCAAAAAAATATTGCAGGTGGAAGCAGATATGGCAGTAAAGATTGCCGAATATGTTTTTGATAATAAACTTGCACAGGTTTCAAGACCAAAGAATATTGAGGCGTTTGTTAAAGAAAAAATGTACAGACCGGAATACTAA
- a CDS encoding DUF308 domain-containing protein, with the protein MNQALSSLLRVKLNRRIIIASGILFVILSAFTLSDPTAAFFGGTVWFGLLFLGGGIFEILFAVANINTLWEWKFYIGFGLINIVIVIVLFTAPIVAATIVPMFTGLWLLFRCVAIIGRVVEFKSFGWMSRGALTALCIAGIIFSFVILLVPPFGEKLLTLWSALLLLMLGMFYLTISIRHKGAHVLQNNYA; encoded by the coding sequence ATGAATCAGGCACTTTCCTCACTTCTTCGTGTAAAACTCAATAGAAGAATTATAATAGCATCAGGAATTTTATTCGTAATCCTAAGTGCTTTCACTTTAAGCGATCCTACTGCAGCTTTCTTTGGCGGAACTGTTTGGTTCGGATTGTTATTTTTAGGCGGTGGCATTTTTGAAATACTATTCGCCGTTGCAAACATCAATACTCTTTGGGAATGGAAATTCTATATAGGCTTCGGTCTTATAAATATAGTTATTGTCATCGTGCTCTTTACTGCTCCAATCGTCGCGGCAACAATTGTTCCTATGTTCACAGGATTATGGCTTCTGTTCAGATGTGTTGCAATTATTGGGAGAGTTGTTGAATTCAAATCTTTCGGATGGATGAGCCGCGGAGCGCTGACAGCTTTATGTATTGCGGGGATTATATTTTCATTTGTCATTTTATTAGTACCTCCATTTGGTGAAAAGCTCCTTACATTATGGTCAGCATTGCTTCTTCTAATGCTCGGTATGTTTTATCTTACAATCAGCATAAGGCACAAAGGTGCGCATGTACTTCAAAATAACTATGCTTAA